A portion of the Maylandia zebra isolate NMK-2024a linkage group LG9, Mzebra_GT3a, whole genome shotgun sequence genome contains these proteins:
- the LOC143420317 gene encoding uncharacterized protein LOC143420317, protein MATRRTMAALLVWLFSVGAFFLSSNAQELPETYRKGVDLALAKLHSLAGIQDHYVFLRSVSKSDYEMGFDVSFFYHHFYLKATTCEKGTTDSSACEPRNDRPLMDCAVCYKMHRGEIEPEPKPYIHCLRKPAITQAMTAGRLEHCNTLGYSSGSTVLLGSTGKE, encoded by the exons ATGGCCACAAGGAGAACAATGGCTGCTCTGTTGGTTTGGCTGTTCAGCGTCGGAGCTTTCTTCTTGTCCTCGAATGCACAGGAACTCCCTGAAACGTATAGGAAAGGAGTAGATCTGGCCTTAGCGAAGCTCCACTCTCTCGCTGGAATCCAAGATCATTATGTCTTCTTAAGAAGTGTCTCAAAGTCGGACTATGAG ATGGGTTTTGATGTAAGCTTCTTCTATCACCACTTCTACCTTAAAGCCACCACTTGTGAAAAAGGGACCACTGACTCCTCAGCGTGTGAGCCTAGAAACGACAGA CCGCTGATGGACTGTGCAGTCTGCTACAAAATGCACAGAGGAGAAATCGAACCAGAGCCCAAACCGTATATTCACTGCCTCCGTAAACCGGCCATCACACAA GCAATGACAGCAGGCAGACTGGAGCACTGCAATACACTGGGATACAGCAGCGGGTCAACAGTTCTTCTGGGATCAACAGGCAAAGAGTGA